The Catenuloplanes niger genome includes a window with the following:
- a CDS encoding DUF4350 domain-containing protein gives MKRRYRIVIPVVIALVLLLTTGVTYAIEEPDPAAADYLSPAVTSAVGGSALDRALRATGVDVRHLTRTSDALVEAYRGNATLFIPAPEAIHPEYLRMLDLLPPTTRIVLVAPAGPTLRAAGLGITAQSRRWTTKAVPPDAEQAAPCRIDEARVAGTAAALRQRYAGTGPACYGHGLIRAHDLAAETYVIGAGDPFRNDRIREHGNERLAVGLLGTRGRMIWLDRHRLEPPPLYASARPEGPDAPPSLYPDAPGDSDTTGPDERPAPDGSPRPGGAGPDDGDSGGAGDDQRADGPAPPDDHPVLDAFPPWFWAMLVLLATAALATALWRARRLGPPVVEPLPVQVRAHETVLGRGRLYRRARAAPHSAEILREAARRRLAHRLRLAPGADLSAAVAAHLRSDEREVRRVLYDFQVTDDGELVWLARALHGLTTAVTHEGDDR, from the coding sequence GTGAAACGCCGATACCGGATCGTCATCCCGGTGGTGATCGCGCTGGTCCTGCTGCTGACCACCGGCGTCACCTACGCGATCGAGGAACCGGACCCGGCGGCGGCGGACTACCTGTCGCCGGCCGTCACGTCCGCGGTCGGCGGCAGCGCGCTCGACCGGGCGCTGCGCGCCACCGGCGTCGACGTCCGGCACCTGACCAGGACCTCGGACGCGCTGGTCGAGGCGTACCGGGGGAACGCCACGCTGTTCATCCCGGCACCGGAGGCGATCCACCCGGAGTACCTGCGCATGCTCGACCTGCTGCCGCCCACCACCAGGATCGTGCTGGTCGCGCCCGCCGGCCCGACGCTGCGCGCGGCCGGGCTCGGGATCACCGCGCAGAGCCGCCGGTGGACCACCAAGGCGGTCCCGCCGGACGCGGAGCAGGCCGCGCCGTGCCGGATCGACGAGGCGCGCGTGGCCGGCACCGCCGCCGCGCTGCGCCAGCGCTACGCCGGGACCGGCCCGGCCTGCTACGGGCACGGCCTGATCCGCGCGCACGACCTCGCGGCCGAGACGTATGTGATCGGTGCCGGCGACCCGTTCCGCAACGACCGGATCCGCGAGCACGGCAACGAACGGCTCGCGGTCGGGCTGCTCGGCACGCGGGGGCGGATGATCTGGCTGGACCGGCACCGGCTGGAACCGCCGCCGCTCTACGCCTCCGCCCGGCCGGAGGGCCCGGACGCACCGCCCTCGCTCTACCCGGACGCCCCCGGCGACAGCGACACCACCGGCCCCGACGAGCGGCCCGCCCCGGACGGCAGCCCCCGGCCGGGCGGCGCCGGACCGGACGACGGCGACTCGGGCGGCGCCGGCGACGACCAGCGCGCGGACGGCCCGGCCCCGCCGGACGACCACCCGGTGCTCGACGCGTTCCCACCCTGGTTCTGGGCCATGCTGGTGCTGCTCGCCACGGCGGCGCTGGCCACCGCGCTGTGGCGGGCCCGGCGCCTCGGCCCGCCGGTCGTGGAACCGCTGCCGGTCCAGGTCCGCGCGCACGAGACCGTGCTCGGCCGGGGCCGTCTCTACCGGCGGGCCCGCGCCGCGCCGCACAGCGCGGAGATCCTCCGCGAGGCCGCCCGCCGGCGGCTCGCCCACCGCCTGCGGCTCGCTCCGGGCGCCGACCTGAGCGCGGCCGTCGCCGCGCACCTGCGATCGGACGAGCGGGAGGTACGCCGCGTGCTGTACGACTTCCAGGTGACCGACGACGGCGAGCTGGTCTGGCTGGCCCGCGCGCTGCACGGGCTGACCACCGCCGTGACACACGAAGGAGACGACCGGTGA
- a CDS encoding AAA family ATPase — translation MTQNALAVATTDDAREPLHRLRAEVAKAVVGQDSVVTGVLIALLCRGHVLLEGVPGVAKTLLVRTVAAALDLDAKRLQFTPDLMPGDVTGSLVFDPHSAKFEFRNGPVFTNLLLADEINRTPPKTQSALLEVMEERQVSVEGVPRPLPDVFIVAATQNPVEYEGTYPLPEAQLDRFLLKLTVPLPNRDEELGVLRAHHAGFDPRDLAAAGVQRVATADDLNAGRAAVARVAVADPVLAYMVDICRATRVSPAFELGASPRGATALLATSKAWGWLAGRDYVTPDDVKQVARATLRHRVRLRPEAELEGVTTDAVLASVLASVPAPR, via the coding sequence GTGACCCAGAACGCGCTCGCGGTGGCGACCACCGACGACGCCCGGGAGCCGCTGCACCGGCTGCGCGCCGAGGTGGCCAAGGCGGTGGTCGGGCAGGACTCCGTGGTCACCGGCGTGCTGATCGCGCTGCTGTGCCGCGGTCACGTGCTCCTCGAAGGCGTGCCCGGGGTGGCGAAGACGCTGCTCGTCCGTACCGTGGCGGCGGCTCTCGACCTGGACGCGAAGCGTCTGCAGTTCACGCCGGACCTGATGCCCGGCGACGTGACCGGCTCGCTGGTCTTCGACCCGCACTCCGCGAAGTTCGAGTTCCGCAACGGGCCGGTCTTCACGAACCTGCTGCTCGCCGACGAGATCAACCGGACGCCGCCGAAGACCCAGTCCGCGCTGCTGGAGGTGATGGAGGAACGGCAGGTCTCGGTGGAGGGCGTGCCCCGCCCGCTGCCGGACGTGTTCATCGTGGCCGCCACCCAGAACCCGGTCGAGTACGAGGGCACCTACCCGCTGCCCGAGGCGCAGCTCGACCGGTTCCTGCTGAAACTGACCGTGCCGCTGCCGAACCGCGACGAGGAACTGGGCGTGCTGCGCGCCCACCACGCCGGCTTCGACCCGCGCGACCTCGCCGCCGCCGGTGTCCAGCGGGTCGCCACCGCGGACGACCTGAACGCCGGACGCGCCGCCGTCGCCCGGGTCGCGGTCGCCGACCCGGTGCTGGCCTACATGGTCGACATCTGCCGCGCCACCCGCGTCTCACCCGCGTTCGAGCTGGGCGCGTCGCCGCGCGGCGCGACCGCGCTGCTGGCCACGTCGAAGGCGTGGGGCTGGCTGGCCGGCCGGGACTACGTCACGCCGGACGACGTCAAGCAGGTCGCCCGCGCCACGCTGCGGCACCGGGTCCGGCTGCGCCCCGAGGCCGAGCTGGAGGGCGTGACCACGGACGCGGTACTGGCGTCCGTGCTCGCGTCCGTCCCGGCCCCACGATGA
- a CDS encoding DUF58 domain-containing protein yields MTWRAALLLAAGALTMPLWPWPWTGLAVVLGTVALLTALDARAAAALRHVTLTRDGQRAVRLGDSAVVRLHVHNRGVRTLRAEIRDDWVPSAGAHRAVHRLEIEPGDTGIVETRLRPTRRGDRPAVRVTLRSHGPFRLAFRQLAGRPVTPEWTLRALPRFESRRFLAEKVSRLRILDGSTVTRGRGQGTEFDALREYVIGDDVRSIDWRASARRSDVLVRTWRPERDRRVLCVIDTGRTSAARVDRTTDPGRRPGWLHGAGPLGAGLAGAGAGAGLSGGGGVSTDAVGVPGHGEPRLDAAIDAALLLAALAARAGDRVDLLAVDTAVRAAVSGAGREALLPRLVDALAPLQPALVETDFELVVGEILRRERKRALVVLFTTLEPGPLGEGLLPVLPRLAARHRVVLASVHDPALAALTARPPDTPDQAYAAAAAHQAYAERHRVRAALTRHGVDVVDAPLDLFASRVSDAYLTLKAAGRL; encoded by the coding sequence ATCACCTGGCGTGCCGCGCTGCTGCTGGCCGCCGGCGCCCTCACCATGCCGCTGTGGCCGTGGCCGTGGACCGGCCTGGCCGTGGTGCTCGGCACCGTGGCGCTGCTGACCGCGCTCGACGCCCGGGCCGCGGCCGCGCTCCGGCACGTCACACTCACCCGCGACGGCCAGCGCGCGGTCCGGCTCGGCGACTCGGCCGTGGTCCGCCTGCACGTGCACAACCGGGGGGTACGGACGCTGCGCGCCGAGATCCGCGACGACTGGGTGCCGTCGGCCGGTGCGCACCGCGCGGTGCACCGGCTGGAGATCGAGCCGGGGGACACCGGGATCGTCGAGACCCGGCTGCGGCCCACCCGGCGCGGCGACCGGCCCGCGGTCCGGGTCACGCTGCGCTCGCACGGGCCGTTCCGGCTCGCGTTCCGGCAGCTGGCCGGGCGCCCGGTCACGCCGGAGTGGACGCTACGCGCGCTGCCCCGGTTCGAGTCCCGCCGGTTCCTCGCGGAGAAGGTGTCCCGGCTGCGGATCCTCGACGGCTCCACCGTCACCCGCGGGCGCGGCCAGGGCACCGAGTTCGACGCGCTCCGCGAGTACGTGATCGGCGACGACGTCCGCTCGATCGACTGGCGGGCCAGCGCACGCCGCTCGGACGTGCTGGTCCGCACCTGGCGCCCGGAACGCGACCGGCGTGTCCTGTGCGTCATCGACACCGGCCGCACCTCGGCGGCCCGCGTCGACCGCACCACCGACCCGGGCCGGCGACCCGGCTGGCTGCACGGTGCCGGGCCGCTCGGTGCCGGTCTTGCCGGTGCCGGTGCCGGTGCCGGGTTGTCCGGTGGCGGTGGGGTGTCGACGGATGCGGTGGGCGTGCCGGGGCACGGGGAGCCGCGGCTGGACGCCGCGATCGACGCCGCGCTGCTGCTGGCCGCGCTCGCCGCCCGCGCCGGTGACCGGGTGGACCTGCTGGCCGTGGACACCGCCGTGCGCGCCGCCGTCTCCGGCGCCGGCCGCGAGGCCCTGCTCCCCCGGCTGGTCGACGCGCTCGCGCCGCTCCAGCCAGCGCTGGTGGAGACGGATTTCGAGCTGGTCGTCGGCGAGATCCTCCGCCGCGAGCGCAAACGGGCCCTGGTCGTCCTGTTCACCACGCTGGAACCCGGGCCGCTCGGCGAGGGCCTGCTCCCGGTGCTGCCCCGCCTCGCGGCCCGCCACCGGGTCGTGCTCGCGTCCGTCCACGACCCCGCGCTGGCCGCGCTCACCGCCCGCCCGCCGGACACGCCCGACCAGGCCTACGCCGCGGCCGCCGCCCACCAGGCCTACGCCGAACGCCACCGCGTCCGCGCCGCCCTCACCCGCCACGGGGTCGACGTGGTGGACGCGCCGCTGGACCTGTTCGCCTCCCGGGTCAGCGACGCCTACCTCACCCTCAAAGCGGCGGGCCGGCTCTGA
- a CDS encoding stage II sporulation protein M, translated as MDLDAYVAEHDGEWRRLEQLSRGRRLSPAEVDELLALYQRATTHLSVVRSRSPDPILVARLSRLVLTARATITGGRRLRLADAGRFVTHGFPRAVYRAWPWWSGVAVAFCALTAFLMSWVSTHPESAAAFIGEERARSLVESEFAGYYTEFLPASFAFHLWTHNAWLAAQCLASGVLIVPVIWLLWQNALNIGVVGGVMIDHGSADQFFGLITPHGLLELTGIFVAAGVGLRVGWAWIAPGPDRTRGRALAETAREGMVVAVGLIGLFAISALVEALVTPSPLPTALRIGIGATVWLAFLGYVIVLGARPRPEPADAD; from the coding sequence GTGGATCTTGATGCGTACGTGGCGGAGCACGACGGCGAGTGGCGCCGGCTGGAGCAGCTCTCCCGCGGCCGCCGGCTGTCCCCGGCCGAGGTCGACGAGCTGCTCGCGCTCTACCAGCGCGCCACCACGCACCTGTCCGTGGTCCGCAGCCGCTCGCCCGACCCGATCCTGGTCGCCCGCCTCTCCCGGCTGGTGCTGACCGCGCGCGCCACCATCACCGGCGGCCGCCGCCTGCGCCTGGCCGACGCCGGCCGGTTCGTCACGCACGGCTTCCCCCGCGCGGTCTACCGTGCCTGGCCCTGGTGGTCCGGCGTGGCCGTGGCGTTCTGCGCGCTCACCGCGTTCCTGATGTCCTGGGTCTCCACCCACCCGGAGAGCGCCGCCGCGTTCATCGGCGAGGAGCGGGCCCGGAGCCTGGTGGAGAGCGAGTTCGCCGGCTACTACACCGAGTTCCTGCCCGCGTCGTTCGCGTTCCACCTGTGGACCCACAACGCCTGGCTGGCCGCGCAGTGCCTGGCCTCCGGCGTACTCATCGTCCCGGTGATCTGGCTCCTCTGGCAGAACGCGCTCAACATCGGCGTGGTCGGCGGCGTGATGATCGACCACGGCAGCGCCGACCAGTTCTTCGGCCTGATCACCCCGCACGGCCTGCTGGAGCTGACCGGCATCTTCGTCGCGGCCGGCGTCGGCCTGCGCGTCGGCTGGGCCTGGATCGCCCCGGGCCCGGACCGCACCCGCGGGCGCGCGCTGGCCGAGACCGCACGCGAGGGCATGGTCGTGGCGGTCGGGTTGATCGGGTTGTTCGCGATCTCCGCGCTGGTCGAAGCCCTGGTCACGCCGTCACCGTTGCCGACGGCCCTCCGGATCGGCATCGGCGCCACGGTCTGGCTGGCCTTCCTCGGCTACGTCATCGTCCTCGGTGCCCGGCCCCGGCCGGAGCCGGCGGACGCTGACTGA
- a CDS encoding RDD family protein, whose translation MADGNAAGNGLVSGEAVEVEIRVARPGSRVLALAIDIVVQIGLALTITTTLLLTLGISGLLSRVDEAVMSALTIIVTALVLVGYPTVAETVSGGRTAGKSLVGIRVVRDDGGPIQLRHAFTRALVGVALEWPGLVLPLVTWIASLFTMLTNPLGKRLGDLAAGTIVIHDRAATGWGWVPGMPPALAGWALTLDLTGLGDDLALAVRHFLSRGSTLVEPDRSRLGRTLAAEVASVTAPPPPPGVPDWAYLAAVLAERHRRATHRLARNRSVSAALWPSLPQPGFRPPPPVPPDARAEWPSQTWPRPPWQADRQLPDWTGMTPPPMASTLRPPPPTEHRNE comes from the coding sequence GTGGCGGACGGGAATGCGGCAGGCAACGGCCTGGTCTCCGGCGAGGCGGTCGAGGTCGAGATCCGGGTGGCCCGTCCGGGGTCGCGGGTGCTCGCGCTCGCGATCGACATCGTGGTCCAGATCGGGCTCGCGCTGACCATCACCACGACGCTGCTGTTGACGTTGGGCATCTCCGGCCTGCTGAGCCGGGTGGACGAGGCCGTGATGAGCGCGCTGACCATCATCGTGACCGCGCTGGTGCTGGTCGGCTACCCGACGGTCGCGGAGACGGTGTCCGGCGGGCGGACCGCCGGCAAGTCACTGGTCGGCATCCGCGTGGTCCGCGACGACGGCGGCCCCATCCAGTTGCGGCACGCGTTCACCCGCGCGCTGGTCGGCGTGGCCCTGGAGTGGCCGGGGCTGGTGCTGCCGCTGGTCACCTGGATCGCGAGCCTGTTCACGATGCTCACCAACCCGCTCGGCAAGCGGCTCGGCGACCTCGCGGCCGGCACCATCGTCATCCACGACCGGGCCGCGACCGGCTGGGGCTGGGTGCCGGGCATGCCGCCCGCGCTGGCCGGGTGGGCGCTCACGCTCGACCTGACCGGGCTCGGTGACGACCTCGCGCTCGCGGTCCGGCACTTCCTGTCCCGGGGCAGCACGCTGGTCGAGCCGGACCGCAGCCGCCTCGGGCGCACGCTCGCCGCCGAGGTCGCGTCCGTCACCGCACCCCCACCACCACCCGGCGTCCCGGACTGGGCCTATCTGGCCGCGGTGCTGGCGGAACGACACCGCCGCGCCACGCACCGGCTGGCCCGCAACCGGTCCGTCTCGGCCGCGCTCTGGCCGAGCCTGCCGCAGCCCGGCTTCCGCCCGCCGCCCCCGGTGCCACCCGACGCCCGCGCGGAGTGGCCCAGCCAGACCTGGCCACGCCCACCGTGGCAGGCCGACCGCCAGCTCCCGGACTGGACCGGCATGACTCCCCCACCCATGGCCAGCACACTCCGCCCACCACCGCCGACGGAGCACCGCAACGAATAA
- a CDS encoding DUF397 domain-containing protein, with translation MVARMLAASHGHVLPWRKSSRSSSNGACVEVAAMPESVHVRDSKDPDGPMLTVGHDAWTHLIGVVSDGRIVR, from the coding sequence ATGGTGGCGCGGATGCTTGCCGCGTCGCACGGCCATGTCCTGCCATGGCGCAAGAGCAGTCGGAGCTCCTCCAACGGTGCCTGTGTCGAGGTCGCCGCGATGCCCGAGTCGGTGCACGTGCGGGACTCGAAGGACCCGGACGGCCCGATGCTCACGGTCGGCCACGATGCGTGGACGCACCTGATCGGTGTCGTCTCCGACGGTCGTATCGTCCGCTAG
- a CDS encoding helix-turn-helix domain-containing protein, with amino-acid sequence MAVKPSPTTLRRQLGAELRRLREATRRTVADVARSLGWSESKLSRIETAHTGIRNRDLDALLDTYDVPDDDRRRIRAVAVQSRQRAWWEAYGDVLPDAYETYIGFEAEVVRLRAYEALLVPGLLQTDEYAREIFRTDDLRPDGRPARDEEIEQRAAVRLARQAVIGRQPAPDLLWVLDEAVLRRRVGGREVQRRQLGRLVEVSDRPNVTILVVPFDAGAHSGLAGSFCIMDFAGGQRLVYADSRTGGTFRERPEEVDGYATSFEGLRDVALPPEKSIEFIRAAAREI; translated from the coding sequence ATGGCCGTGAAGCCCAGCCCCACCACCCTACGACGGCAGCTCGGCGCTGAGCTACGACGCCTCCGCGAGGCCACCCGCCGCACCGTGGCCGATGTGGCGCGCTCGCTGGGCTGGTCGGAGAGCAAACTCAGCCGCATCGAGACCGCCCACACCGGCATCCGCAACCGCGACCTCGACGCCCTCCTCGACACCTACGACGTCCCCGACGACGACCGCCGCCGCATCCGCGCCGTCGCCGTCCAGTCCCGCCAGCGCGCCTGGTGGGAGGCCTACGGCGACGTCCTCCCGGACGCGTACGAGACCTACATCGGCTTCGAGGCCGAGGTGGTCCGGCTCCGCGCGTACGAGGCGCTGCTCGTCCCCGGTCTGCTGCAGACCGACGAGTACGCACGGGAGATCTTTCGGACCGACGACCTGCGTCCCGACGGGCGACCGGCCCGGGACGAGGAGATAGAGCAGCGCGCCGCGGTGCGGCTGGCCCGGCAGGCCGTGATCGGCCGGCAGCCCGCACCCGATCTTCTCTGGGTGCTCGACGAGGCCGTGCTGCGTCGCCGGGTGGGCGGCCGCGAGGTCCAGCGCCGTCAGCTGGGTCGCCTGGTCGAGGTCTCCGACCGGCCGAACGTCACCATTCTGGTGGTTCCCTTCGACGCCGGCGCACACTCCGGGCTCGCCGGATCGTTCTGCATCATGGACTTCGCCGGTGGGCAGCGACTCGTCTACGCCGATTCTCGGACCGGCGGAACCTTCCGCGAACGACCCGAGGAAGTGGACGGATACGCGACCAGCTTCGAAGGTCTGCGTGACGTCGCGTTGCCGCCGGAGAAATCGATCGAATTCATCCGGGCGGCCGCGCGCGAGATATAA
- the ahcY gene encoding adenosylhomocysteinase produces MTSTLPVRPQTVAEGDYKVADLSLAAFGRKEIQLAEHEMPGLMSIRREYADAQPLRGARITGSLHMTIQTAVLIETLTALGAEVRWASCNIFSTQDHAAAAIVVGPNGTPEAPSGVPVYAWKGETLEEYWWCTEQILLWPDGKGPNMILDDGGDATLLVHKGAEFEKLGAVPAVDTADSEEYAVILATLHRSLAEDAQRWTNIAADIKGVTEETTTGVHRLYEMQAAGNLLFPAINVNDSVTKSKFDNKYGCRHSLIDGINRATDVLIGGKVAVVFGYGDVGKGCADSLRGQGARVIVTEIDPICALQAAMDGYQVATIDDVVETADIFVTATGCFNVITADHMARMKHNAIVGNIGHFDNEIDMAGLYRRADVERINIKPQVDEFKFADGHSIIVLSEGRLLNLGNATGHPSFVMSNSFANQTIAQIELFTKIEEYPIGVYVLPKHLDEKVARLHLDALGVKLTELTKEQAAYLNVPVEGPYKSDHYRY; encoded by the coding sequence ATGACCAGCACCCTTCCCGTCCGCCCCCAGACCGTCGCTGAGGGCGACTACAAGGTGGCCGACCTGTCGCTCGCCGCCTTCGGGCGCAAGGAGATCCAGCTCGCCGAGCACGAGATGCCCGGCCTGATGTCGATCCGCCGTGAGTACGCCGACGCGCAGCCCCTGCGCGGCGCGCGGATCACCGGTTCGCTGCACATGACGATCCAGACCGCCGTGCTGATCGAGACGCTGACCGCGCTCGGTGCCGAGGTCCGCTGGGCGTCCTGCAACATCTTCTCCACCCAGGACCACGCCGCCGCCGCGATCGTGGTCGGCCCGAACGGCACCCCCGAGGCGCCGTCCGGCGTGCCGGTCTACGCCTGGAAGGGCGAGACCCTGGAGGAGTACTGGTGGTGCACCGAGCAGATCCTGCTCTGGCCGGACGGCAAGGGCCCGAACATGATCCTCGACGACGGCGGTGACGCCACGCTGCTGGTGCACAAGGGCGCCGAGTTCGAGAAGCTGGGCGCGGTCCCGGCCGTCGACACCGCCGACTCCGAGGAGTACGCGGTCATCCTGGCCACGCTGCACCGCTCGCTCGCCGAGGACGCGCAGCGCTGGACGAACATCGCGGCCGACATCAAGGGCGTGACCGAGGAGACCACCACCGGCGTGCACCGCCTCTACGAGATGCAGGCCGCCGGCAACCTGCTCTTCCCGGCGATCAACGTCAACGACTCGGTCACCAAGAGCAAGTTCGACAACAAGTACGGCTGCCGCCACTCGCTGATCGACGGCATCAACCGCGCCACCGACGTGCTGATCGGCGGCAAGGTGGCCGTGGTCTTCGGTTACGGCGACGTCGGCAAGGGCTGTGCGGACTCGCTGCGCGGCCAGGGCGCCCGCGTCATCGTCACCGAGATCGACCCGATCTGCGCGCTGCAGGCGGCGATGGACGGTTACCAGGTCGCCACGATCGACGACGTGGTCGAGACCGCGGACATCTTCGTGACCGCGACCGGCTGCTTCAACGTCATCACCGCCGACCACATGGCGCGGATGAAGCACAACGCGATCGTCGGCAACATCGGCCACTTCGACAACGAGATCGACATGGCCGGGCTGTACCGGCGTGCCGACGTCGAGCGGATCAACATCAAGCCGCAGGTCGACGAGTTCAAGTTCGCCGACGGCCACTCGATCATCGTGCTGTCCGAGGGCCGCCTGCTGAACCTCGGCAACGCGACCGGCCACCCGTCGTTCGTCATGTCGAACTCGTTCGCGAACCAGACGATCGCGCAGATCGAGCTGTTCACGAAGATCGAGGAGTACCCGATCGGCGTCTACGTGCTGCCGAAGCACCTGGACGAGAAGGTCGCCCGCCTGCACCTGGACGCGCTCGGCGTGAAGCTGACCGAGCTGACCAAGGAGCAGGCCGCGTACCTGAACGTGCCGGTCGAGGGCCCGTACAAGTCGGACCACTACCGCTACTGA
- the manA gene encoding mannose-6-phosphate isomerase, class I gives MQALTSVIRPYAWGSHSAIAEIQGRSAPTAGPEAELWIGAHPADPSRVDGTGLDALLAAEPDRLLGPAVVERFGARLPYLMKILAADAPLSLQAHPTLAHAKARFAEGHGGYVDANHKPELLVALTPFDALCGFADPAVSADTLESLGIAELVPVVASLRTGPDGLREAVRTLLTWPVEGRAGLVKAAVAAGTAPLAGELARFYPEDTGVLVALLLNHVRLEPGQAIWMPAGNLHAYLRGTGIEIMAASDNVLRGGMTPKQVDVDELLGVLRFEVLAEPLHPAAEPADGVRAWPVPVPDFLLHRITPGGRTVTLDVPGPRVVLAVGGPIRADDGQDVVEIAPGTAAFSGADAGPLRLSGPGEAFVAAVGL, from the coding sequence ATGCAGGCTCTGACCAGCGTCATCCGCCCGTACGCGTGGGGCTCGCACTCCGCGATCGCCGAGATACAGGGCCGGTCCGCGCCCACGGCCGGCCCGGAGGCGGAACTGTGGATCGGTGCGCACCCGGCCGACCCGTCGCGGGTCGACGGCACCGGGCTGGACGCGCTGCTGGCCGCGGAGCCGGACCGGCTGCTCGGCCCGGCCGTGGTGGAGCGGTTCGGCGCCCGCCTGCCGTACCTGATGAAGATCCTGGCGGCCGACGCGCCGCTGTCGCTGCAGGCGCACCCGACGCTCGCGCACGCGAAAGCGCGGTTCGCCGAGGGCCACGGCGGCTACGTCGACGCGAACCACAAGCCGGAGCTGCTGGTCGCGCTGACCCCGTTCGACGCGCTCTGCGGCTTCGCCGACCCGGCCGTCTCGGCGGACACGCTGGAGTCGCTCGGCATCGCGGAGCTGGTGCCGGTGGTGGCGAGCCTGCGGACCGGGCCGGACGGCCTGCGCGAGGCCGTGCGCACGCTGCTGACCTGGCCGGTGGAGGGGCGGGCCGGCCTGGTGAAGGCCGCGGTGGCGGCCGGGACCGCGCCGCTGGCCGGCGAGCTGGCCCGGTTCTATCCCGAGGACACCGGCGTGCTGGTGGCGCTGCTGCTCAACCACGTGCGGCTGGAGCCGGGCCAGGCGATCTGGATGCCGGCCGGGAACCTGCACGCGTACCTGCGCGGCACCGGCATCGAGATCATGGCGGCCAGCGACAACGTGCTGCGTGGCGGCATGACGCCGAAGCAGGTGGACGTGGACGAGCTGCTCGGCGTGCTGCGGTTCGAGGTACTGGCCGAGCCGCTGCACCCGGCCGCGGAACCGGCCGACGGCGTGCGGGCCTGGCCGGTGCCGGTGCCGGACTTCCTGCTGCACCGGATCACGCCGGGCGGGCGCACGGTGACGCTGGACGTGCCCGGCCCGCGCGTGGTGCTGGCCGTGGGCGGGCCGATCCGGGCGGACGACGGACAGGACGTGGTGGAGATCGCACCCGGCACGGCCGCGTTCTCCGGTGCGGACGCGGGGCCGCTGCGCCTCTCCGGCCCCGGCGAGGCCTTCGTGGCGGCCGTCGGGCTCTGA
- a CDS encoding cation diffusion facilitator family transporter → MSTGEGGKAIVAALAANLGIAATKFVAFLLTQSSSMLAESIHSVADSGNQALLLLGGRRSRRAATPDHPFGYGRERYVYAFIVSIVLFSLGGLFALYEAYHKWHEAHTDPNHGAITSWHWVPVVVLVAAICMESFSFRTAIKESNHTRGDASWRQFIRRSKAPELPVVLLEDFGALIGLVLALFGVGLTLITGHGVWDALGTGAIGVLLVCIAVILAIETKSLLLGEGASAPDQAAIERALLDGAAVRRIIHMRTMHLGPEELLVAAKFAVEATETAADVARHINEAEARIRAAVPIARVIYLEPDVFDAEVAAAPKSGYDGTQLASETLTGN, encoded by the coding sequence ATGAGCACCGGCGAGGGCGGTAAGGCGATCGTCGCGGCGCTGGCCGCGAACCTGGGCATCGCGGCCACGAAGTTCGTCGCGTTCCTGCTGACCCAGTCCTCGTCGATGCTCGCCGAGTCGATCCACTCGGTGGCCGACTCGGGCAACCAGGCGCTGTTGCTGCTCGGCGGGCGACGATCCCGCCGGGCCGCGACGCCGGACCACCCGTTCGGGTACGGCCGGGAGCGCTACGTCTACGCGTTCATCGTCTCGATCGTGCTGTTCTCGCTGGGTGGCCTGTTCGCGCTGTACGAGGCCTACCACAAGTGGCACGAGGCGCACACCGACCCGAACCACGGCGCCATCACGTCGTGGCACTGGGTGCCGGTCGTGGTGCTGGTGGCCGCGATCTGCATGGAGAGCTTCTCGTTCCGTACCGCGATCAAGGAGTCCAACCACACCCGCGGCGACGCCTCCTGGCGGCAGTTCATCCGCCGGTCCAAGGCGCCGGAGCTGCCGGTCGTGCTGCTGGAGGACTTCGGCGCACTGATCGGCCTGGTCCTCGCGCTCTTCGGCGTCGGGCTCACGCTGATCACCGGCCACGGCGTGTGGGACGCGCTCGGCACCGGCGCGATCGGCGTGCTGCTGGTCTGCATCGCGGTCATCCTGGCGATCGAGACGAAGAGCCTGCTGCTCGGCGAGGGCGCGTCCGCGCCGGACCAGGCCGCGATCGAGCGGGCGCTGCTGGACGGCGCGGCGGTCCGGCGGATCATTCACATGCGCACCATGCACCTCGGCCCGGAGGAGCTGCTGGTCGCCGCGAAGTTCGCGGTCGAGGCGACCGAGACCGCGGCGGACGTGGCCCGGCACATCAACGAGGCGGAGGCGCGCATCCGGGCGGCCGTGCCGATCGCCCGCGTCATCTACCTGGAGCCGGACGTGTTCGACGCGGAGGTGGCGGCAGCGCCGAAATCCGGGTACGACGGCACCCAGCTGGCTTCCGAGACACTCACGGGGAACTGA